The proteins below are encoded in one region of Telopea speciosissima isolate NSW1024214 ecotype Mountain lineage chromosome 10, Tspe_v1, whole genome shotgun sequence:
- the LOC122642004 gene encoding myosin-12 isoform X1, whose protein sequence is MGTPVNIVVGSHVWAEDRVEAWIDGEVIEIKGNDATIVTADGKTIIAKLSSIYPKDTEAPPAGVDDMTKLAYLHEPGVLQNLASRFALNEIYTYTGSILIAVNPFRRLPHLYDVHMMEQYKGATFGELSPHLFAVADACYRAMINDQGNQSILVSGESGAGKTETTKMLMRYLAFMGGRSGTEGRTVEQQVLESNPVLEAFGNAKTVKNNNSSRFGKFVEIQFDKQGKISGAAIRTYLLERSRVCQVNDPERNYHCFYMLCAAPPEDAKKYKLADPRTFHYLNQTNCYEVANVNDAQEYLETRHAMDVVGISQEEQDAIFRVVAAILHLGNIEFVRGNEVDSSKLKDDKSLYHLQTAAELLMCDEKALEDSLCKRVIVTPDGNITKPLDPASAALNRDALAKTVYSRLFDWIVDKINSSIGQDPNAVNIIGVLDIYGFESFKVNSFEQLCINFTNEKLQQHFNQHVFKMEQEEYTREEIDWSYVEFVDNQDVLDLIEKKPGGIIALLDEACMFPKSTHETFAQKMYQTYKSHKRFSKPKLARTDFTINHYAGDVTYQADSFLDKNKDYVVAEHQALLDASRCHFVANLFPPLPEETSKQSKFSSIGTRFKQQLQALMETLSTTEPHYIRCVKPNTVLKPGIFENFNVLNQLRCGGVLEAIRISCAGYPTKRTFDEFLDRFGMLASDVLDGSDDKKGCAALCDRMGLKGYQIGKTKVFLRAGQMAELDARRIEILANAARRIQRQIQTYLTRREFIAVRRATIRWQKLWRGRLARKLYEYMRREDASIRIQKHARAHAARKSFTELRASAIIIQTGMRAMAAHKEFRHRRRTKAAIVIQTRWRRFQAFSAYKQKQKATLTLQCLWRGRAGRKELRKLRMAARDTGALKEAKDKLEKRVEELTWRLDIEKHMRIDLEEAKAQEITKLQSALHEIKGQLDDAHAAIIREKEAARIAIEQAPPVIKEVPVVDNTKLDFLTNRNEELEGELRELKERFEEFEIKYAKVKEESEARFEEGEESHSRISQLQETIERLELNLSNLESENQVLRQQALVASTNDELSEEVNILKDKIAKLESENDLLRHQAPVTVQQIVAPEQMQPEGTKILENGYQKMEEHKTIKEPVPPPTALSKQKSLTDRQHENHDTLIKCLMEDKRFDKNRPAAACIVYKALLQWRSFEADKTNIFDRIIHAIRSSIENQENISDLAYWLSTTSTLLFLVQNTLKASNTPKKASERARTSPTTLFGRMAQGLRSSPSGMGISSGYSGMVGKPDFQSRVEAKYPALLFKQHLTACVEKIYGMIRDSLKKEISPLLNLCIQAPRSARARSIRGSSKNTQSNIVAKQQASSIHWQSIVGSLDHALATMCENYVPDIITRKTFSQVFSFINVQLFNSLLLRRECCSFSNGEYVKAGLQELEQWCSKATVQFAGSSWDELQHIRQAVGFLQVSHQKPHKSLDEITNEICPVLSIPQIYRIGTMFWDDKYGSQGLSPDVIGKMRALMTEESSNMPNNSFLLDVDSSVPFSPDELSRSFPDVSLSNIDPPLLLRQNSEFHFLLQRTD, encoded by the exons ATG GGAACTCCAGTTAACATCGTCGTCGGATCCCATGTGTGGGCAGAGGATCGGGTTGAAGcatggattgatggagaagTGATAGAAATCAAAGGCAACGATGCCACCATAGTCACCGCAGATGGAAAAACG ATTATTGCCAAATTGTCCAGCATTTATCCAAAAGACACAGAAGCACCTCCAGCTGGAGTCGATGACATGACCAAATTAGCTTACCTACATGAACCAGGAGTTCTGCAAAATCTGGCTTCTCGCTTTGCTCTCAATGAGATATAT ACCTACACAGGAAGCATTTTAATTGCAGTTAACCCTTTCCGGAGGTTGCCACACCTGTATGATGTCCACATGATGGAGCAATACAAAGGAGCTACTTTTGGAGAACTCAGTCCCCATCTTTTTGCTGTAGCAGATGCTTGTTACAG GGCAATGATCAATGACCAAGGAAACCAATCCATCTTGGTAAGTGGAGAGAGTGGGGCAGGTAAAACAGAAACAACAAAGATGCTCATGAGATATCTCGCATTCATGGGGGGCAGATCAGGAACTGAAGGAAGAACAGTTGAGCAACAAGTTTTAGAG TCCAACCCTGTCTTGGAAGCATTCGGGAACGCCAAAACTGTAAAGAACAATAACTCCAG TCGTTTCGGTAAATTTGTTGAGATCCAATTCGACAAACAAGGGAAGATCTCTGGAGCTGCTATCCGTACGTATCTTCTGGAACGGTCCCGTGTTTGTCAGGTGAATGACCCGGAGAGGAACTACCATTGCTTTTACATGCTCTGTGCAGCACCACCAGAG GATGCCAAGAAATACAAGTTGGCAGACCCAAGAACATTCCactacctaaaccaaacaaactgTTATGAAGTAGCAAATGTGAATGATGCCCAGGAATATCTGGAGACTAGACATGCCATGGATGTTGTTGGAATCAGCCAGGAAGAACAG GATGCGATATTCCGTGTTGTAGCTGCAATCCTTCATCTTGGGAACATTGAATTCGTGAGAGGGAATGAAGTTGATTCTTCCAAATTGAAAGATGATAAATCACTGTACCATCTTCAAACAGCTGCAGAGCTTCTAAT GTGTGATGAGAAGGCCCTTGAAGATTCACTTTGTAAGCGTGTAATAGTTACTCCTGATGGTAACATTACAAAACCTCTTGATCCAGCTTCAGCAGCATTAAACCGTGACGCCTTGGCGAAGACTGTCTACTCAAGATTATTTGACTG GATTGTGGATAAAATCAACAGTTCAATTGGTCAAGACCCTAATGCAGTGAACATAATTGGAGTCCTCGACATCTATGGGTTTGAAAGCTTCAAAGTCAATAG TTTTGAGCAGTTATGCATCAACTTCACCAATGAGAAGTTGCAACAGCATTTTAATCAA CATGTATTTAAAATGGAGCAAGAAGAGTACACAAGGGAAGAGATTGACTGGAGTTATGTAGAATTTGTAGATAACCAAGATGTGTTGGATCTTATAGAAAAG AAACCTGGAGGAATAATCGCTCTCCTTGATGAAGCATG TATGTTTCCTAAGTCAACCCATGAGACATTTGCACAAAAGATGTACCAGACATACAAAAGCCACAAGCGCTTTAGCAAGCCTAAGCTTGCTCGAACAGATTTCACCATCAATCATTATGCTGGAGAT GTTACCTACCAAGCTGATTCATTCCTAGACAAAAACAAGGATTATGTTGTAGCGGAACATCAAGCTCTATTAGATGCCTCCAGGTGCCATTTTGTAGCAAATCTCTTCCCCCCTTTACCTGAGGAAACTTCAAAGCAATCCAAATTCTCTTCAATCGGTACCCGCTTCAAG CAACAACTGCAAGCTTTAATGGAAACTCTGAGCACTACGGAGCCACATTACATCAGATGCGTGAAGCCCAACACTGTTCTAAAACCTGGAATATTTGAGAACTTCAACGTCCTAAACCAGTTGAGGTGTGGG GGTGTGCTAGAGGCTATTAGAATAAGTTGTGCTGGGTATCCAACTAAGAGAACATTTGATGAATTCCTCGATCGGTTTGGAATGCTAGCTTCGGATGTTTTAGATGG ATCTGATGACAAAAAAGGTTGTGCAGCTCTTTGTGATAGAATGGGATTGAAGGGCTACCAG ATTGGGAAGACAAAGGTGTTTCTTAGAGCTGGGCAGATGGCTGAACTGGATGCCCGAAGAATTGAAATCTTGGCTAATGCTGCAAGACGCATCCAGAGGCAAATCCAAACATATCTCACTCGAAGGGAGTTCATTGCTGTACGACGCGCTACAATTCGTTGGCAGAAGCTATGGAGAG GACGGCTTGCACGCAAACTATATGAATatatgagaagagaagatgctTCAATCCGTATACAGAAGCATGCACGTGCTCATGCAGCCAGAAAATCTTTCACAGAGCTACGAGCATCAGCAATAATTATTCAAACTGGGATGCGTGCAATGGCAGCTCATAAAGAATTTAGGCACAGAAGGAGAACCAAGGCTGCAATAGTTATTCAG ACTCGATGGCGTAGATTCCAAGCGTTTTCTGCTTATAAGCAGAAACAGAAGGCCACTCTTACGCTTCAGTGTCTCTGGAGAGGAAGGGCAGGAAGGAAGGAGCTTAGAAAACTCAGAATG GCTGCTAGAGACACAGGAGCGCTTAAAGAAGCTAAGGATAAGCTGGAAAAACGGGTTGAAGAGCTCACATGGCGACTAGATATTGAAAAGCATATGAGG ATTGACCTTGAAGAAGCAAAGGCACAAGAAATTACAAAGCTGCAATCTGCTTTGCATGAAATAAAAGGGCAGTTAGATGATGCTCATGCTGCAATTATCAGGGAAAAAGAAGCAGCGAGGATAGCTATTGAACAAGCACCTCCTGTAATCAAAGAAGTTCCTGTTGTAGACAATACTAAGCTAGACTTCCTGACTAATCGCAACGAGGAACTGGAG GGTGAATTAAGAGAGTTGAAGGAGAGGTTTGAAGAATTTGAAATTAAGTATGCTAAGGTCAAGGAGGAGAGTGAAGCAAggtttgaagaaggagaagaatcacATTCCAGAATCTCCCAGCTTCAAGAGACTATTGAACG ACTAgaattgaacttgtccaacttGGAATCTGAGAATCAGGTTCTACGTCAACAGGCTTTGGTTGCATCAACAAATGATGAGCTCTCTGAAGAAGTGAACAT CCTCAAGGACAAGATTGCAAAGTTGGAATCAGAAAATGACCTGCTCCGCCATCAGGCACCGGTTACTGTGCAGCAAATAGTTGCTCCTGAACAGATGCAACCAGAGGGCACTAAG ATTCTTGAAAATGGATATCAGAAGATGGAAGAGCACAAGACGATAAAG GAGCCGGTGCCTCCCCCAACTGCCCTAAGTAAACAAAAATCTCTAACAGACAGGCAACAT GAAAACCATGACACGCTGATAAAGTGCCTCATGGAAGATAAACGGTTTGACAAGAACAGACCTGCTGCTGCATGTATTGTCTATAAGGCACTTCTACAGTGGAGATCATTTGAAGCAGACAAGACAAACATATTTGATCGGATAATTCATGCAATCCGGTCATCTATCGAG AATCAGGAAAACATCAGTGATCTTGCCTATTGGCTCTCAACAACTTCGACACTTTTGTTTCTTGTACAAAATACGCTCAAGGCAAGCAACACACCAAAAAAAGCTTCAGAGCGTGCTCGGACCTCACCCACGACTCTGTTTGGTAGAATGGCACAA GGCCTTCGTTCATCCCCCTCAGGCATGGGAATTTCAAGTGGATACAGTGGAATGGTAGGCAAACCAGATTTCCAATCTCGAGTTGAAGCTAAATACCCTGCCCTCCTGTTTAAGCAACATCTAACTGCATGTGTTGAGAAAATATATGGGATGATCCGTGACAGTTTGAAGAAAGAGATCAGTCCACTCTTGAACCTGTGCATACAA GCACCAAGATCAGCAAGAGCCAGATCAATAAGAGGATCCTCCAAAAATACTCAATCAAATATAGTTGCAAAACAACAAGCATCAAGCATACACTGGCAAAGCATTGTAGGAAGCCTGGATCATGCCTTAGCTACAATGTGTGAGAATTAT GTCCCTGACATAATCACAAGGAAGACTTTCAGTCAGGTGTTCTCCTTCATAAATGTGCAGCTTTTTAACAG TTTATTGCTCCGCCGTGAATGCTGTTCATTTAGCAATGGAGAATATGTAAAAGCTGGCCTGCAAGAATTGGAGCAGTGGTGCTCCAAAGCAACAGTCCAG TTTGCTGGATCCTCATGGGATGAACTACAGCACATAAGGCAGGCTGTTGGGTTTCTG cAGGTTTCACATCAAAAGCCTCACAAATCCTTGGATGAGATCACAAATGAAATCTGTCCG gtgTTGAGCATTCCACAAATATATCGCATTGGAACGATGTTCTGGGACGACAAATATGGATCCCAAGGGCTATCTCCAGAT GTAATTGGCAAGATGAGAGCATTGATGACAGAAGAGTCAAGTAACATGCCAAATAATTCTTTCTTGCTTGATGTTGATTCAAG CGTTCCTTTCTCTCCAGACGAGCTATCAAGATCCTTTCCCGACGTCAGCCTATCCAATATTGATCCACCCTTGCTCCTCCGTCAGAATTCTGAGTTCCATTTCCTGTTACAACGCACAGATTAA
- the LOC122642004 gene encoding myosin-12 isoform X2: MGTPVNIVVGSHVWAEDRVEAWIDGEVIEIKGNDATIVTADGKTIIAKLSSIYPKDTEAPPAGVDDMTKLAYLHEPGVLQNLASRFALNEIYTYTGSILIAVNPFRRLPHLYDVHMMEQYKGATFGELSPHLFAVADACYRAMINDQGNQSILVSGESGAGKTETTKMLMRYLAFMGGRSGTEGRTVEQQVLESNPVLEAFGNAKTVKNNNSSRFGKFVEIQFDKQGKISGAAIRTYLLERSRVCQVNDPERNYHCFYMLCAAPPEDAKKYKLADPRTFHYLNQTNCYEVANVNDAQEYLETRHAMDVVGISQEEQDAIFRVVAAILHLGNIEFVRGNEVDSSKLKDDKSLYHLQTAAELLMCDEKALEDSLCKRVIVTPDGNITKPLDPASAALNRDALAKTVYSRLFDWIVDKINSSIGQDPNAVNIIGVLDIYGFESFKVNSFEQLCINFTNEKLQQHFNQHVFKMEQEEYTREEIDWSYVEFVDNQDVLDLIEKKPGGIIALLDEACMFPKSTHETFAQKMYQTYKSHKRFSKPKLARTDFTINHYAGDVTYQADSFLDKNKDYVVAEHQALLDASRCHFVANLFPPLPEETSKQSKFSSIGTRFKQQLQALMETLSTTEPHYIRCVKPNTVLKPGIFENFNVLNQLRCGGVLEAIRISCAGYPTKRTFDEFLDRFGMLASDVLDGSDDKKGCAALCDRMGLKGYQIGKTKVFLRAGQMAELDARRIEILANAARRIQRQIQTYLTRREFIAVRRATIRWQKLWRGRLARKLYEYMRREDASIRIQKHARAHAARKSFTELRASAIIIQTGMRAMAAHKEFRHRRRTKAAIVIQTRWRRFQAFSAYKQKQKATLTLQCLWRGRAGRKELRKLRMAARDTGALKEAKDKLEKRVEELTWRLDIEKHMRIDLEEAKAQEITKLQSALHEIKGQLDDAHAAIIREKEAARIAIEQAPPVIKEVPVVDNTKLDFLTNRNEELEGELRELKERFEEFEIKYAKVKEESEARFEEGEESHSRISQLQETIERLELNLSNLESENQVLRQQALVASTNDELSEEVNILKDKIAKLESENDLLRHQAPVTVQQIVAPEQMQPEGTKILENGYQKMEEHKTIKEPVPPPTALSKQKSLTDRQHENHDTLIKCLMEDKRFDKNRPAAACIVYKALLQWRSFEADKTNIFDRIIHAIRSSIENQENISDLAYWLSTTSTLLFLVQNTLKASNTPKKASERARTSPTTLFGRMAQGLRSSPSGMGISSGYSGMVGKPDFQSRVEAKYPALLFKQHLTACVEKIYGMIRDSLKKEISPLLNLCIQAPRSARARSIRGSSKNTQSNIVAKQQASSIHWQSIVGSLDHALATMCENYVPDIITRKTFSQVFSFINVQLFNSLLLRRECCSFSNGEYVKAGLQELEQWCSKATVQFAGSSWDELQHIRQAVGFLVSHQKPHKSLDEITNEICPVLSIPQIYRIGTMFWDDKYGSQGLSPDVIGKMRALMTEESSNMPNNSFLLDVDSSVPFSPDELSRSFPDVSLSNIDPPLLLRQNSEFHFLLQRTD, translated from the exons ATG GGAACTCCAGTTAACATCGTCGTCGGATCCCATGTGTGGGCAGAGGATCGGGTTGAAGcatggattgatggagaagTGATAGAAATCAAAGGCAACGATGCCACCATAGTCACCGCAGATGGAAAAACG ATTATTGCCAAATTGTCCAGCATTTATCCAAAAGACACAGAAGCACCTCCAGCTGGAGTCGATGACATGACCAAATTAGCTTACCTACATGAACCAGGAGTTCTGCAAAATCTGGCTTCTCGCTTTGCTCTCAATGAGATATAT ACCTACACAGGAAGCATTTTAATTGCAGTTAACCCTTTCCGGAGGTTGCCACACCTGTATGATGTCCACATGATGGAGCAATACAAAGGAGCTACTTTTGGAGAACTCAGTCCCCATCTTTTTGCTGTAGCAGATGCTTGTTACAG GGCAATGATCAATGACCAAGGAAACCAATCCATCTTGGTAAGTGGAGAGAGTGGGGCAGGTAAAACAGAAACAACAAAGATGCTCATGAGATATCTCGCATTCATGGGGGGCAGATCAGGAACTGAAGGAAGAACAGTTGAGCAACAAGTTTTAGAG TCCAACCCTGTCTTGGAAGCATTCGGGAACGCCAAAACTGTAAAGAACAATAACTCCAG TCGTTTCGGTAAATTTGTTGAGATCCAATTCGACAAACAAGGGAAGATCTCTGGAGCTGCTATCCGTACGTATCTTCTGGAACGGTCCCGTGTTTGTCAGGTGAATGACCCGGAGAGGAACTACCATTGCTTTTACATGCTCTGTGCAGCACCACCAGAG GATGCCAAGAAATACAAGTTGGCAGACCCAAGAACATTCCactacctaaaccaaacaaactgTTATGAAGTAGCAAATGTGAATGATGCCCAGGAATATCTGGAGACTAGACATGCCATGGATGTTGTTGGAATCAGCCAGGAAGAACAG GATGCGATATTCCGTGTTGTAGCTGCAATCCTTCATCTTGGGAACATTGAATTCGTGAGAGGGAATGAAGTTGATTCTTCCAAATTGAAAGATGATAAATCACTGTACCATCTTCAAACAGCTGCAGAGCTTCTAAT GTGTGATGAGAAGGCCCTTGAAGATTCACTTTGTAAGCGTGTAATAGTTACTCCTGATGGTAACATTACAAAACCTCTTGATCCAGCTTCAGCAGCATTAAACCGTGACGCCTTGGCGAAGACTGTCTACTCAAGATTATTTGACTG GATTGTGGATAAAATCAACAGTTCAATTGGTCAAGACCCTAATGCAGTGAACATAATTGGAGTCCTCGACATCTATGGGTTTGAAAGCTTCAAAGTCAATAG TTTTGAGCAGTTATGCATCAACTTCACCAATGAGAAGTTGCAACAGCATTTTAATCAA CATGTATTTAAAATGGAGCAAGAAGAGTACACAAGGGAAGAGATTGACTGGAGTTATGTAGAATTTGTAGATAACCAAGATGTGTTGGATCTTATAGAAAAG AAACCTGGAGGAATAATCGCTCTCCTTGATGAAGCATG TATGTTTCCTAAGTCAACCCATGAGACATTTGCACAAAAGATGTACCAGACATACAAAAGCCACAAGCGCTTTAGCAAGCCTAAGCTTGCTCGAACAGATTTCACCATCAATCATTATGCTGGAGAT GTTACCTACCAAGCTGATTCATTCCTAGACAAAAACAAGGATTATGTTGTAGCGGAACATCAAGCTCTATTAGATGCCTCCAGGTGCCATTTTGTAGCAAATCTCTTCCCCCCTTTACCTGAGGAAACTTCAAAGCAATCCAAATTCTCTTCAATCGGTACCCGCTTCAAG CAACAACTGCAAGCTTTAATGGAAACTCTGAGCACTACGGAGCCACATTACATCAGATGCGTGAAGCCCAACACTGTTCTAAAACCTGGAATATTTGAGAACTTCAACGTCCTAAACCAGTTGAGGTGTGGG GGTGTGCTAGAGGCTATTAGAATAAGTTGTGCTGGGTATCCAACTAAGAGAACATTTGATGAATTCCTCGATCGGTTTGGAATGCTAGCTTCGGATGTTTTAGATGG ATCTGATGACAAAAAAGGTTGTGCAGCTCTTTGTGATAGAATGGGATTGAAGGGCTACCAG ATTGGGAAGACAAAGGTGTTTCTTAGAGCTGGGCAGATGGCTGAACTGGATGCCCGAAGAATTGAAATCTTGGCTAATGCTGCAAGACGCATCCAGAGGCAAATCCAAACATATCTCACTCGAAGGGAGTTCATTGCTGTACGACGCGCTACAATTCGTTGGCAGAAGCTATGGAGAG GACGGCTTGCACGCAAACTATATGAATatatgagaagagaagatgctTCAATCCGTATACAGAAGCATGCACGTGCTCATGCAGCCAGAAAATCTTTCACAGAGCTACGAGCATCAGCAATAATTATTCAAACTGGGATGCGTGCAATGGCAGCTCATAAAGAATTTAGGCACAGAAGGAGAACCAAGGCTGCAATAGTTATTCAG ACTCGATGGCGTAGATTCCAAGCGTTTTCTGCTTATAAGCAGAAACAGAAGGCCACTCTTACGCTTCAGTGTCTCTGGAGAGGAAGGGCAGGAAGGAAGGAGCTTAGAAAACTCAGAATG GCTGCTAGAGACACAGGAGCGCTTAAAGAAGCTAAGGATAAGCTGGAAAAACGGGTTGAAGAGCTCACATGGCGACTAGATATTGAAAAGCATATGAGG ATTGACCTTGAAGAAGCAAAGGCACAAGAAATTACAAAGCTGCAATCTGCTTTGCATGAAATAAAAGGGCAGTTAGATGATGCTCATGCTGCAATTATCAGGGAAAAAGAAGCAGCGAGGATAGCTATTGAACAAGCACCTCCTGTAATCAAAGAAGTTCCTGTTGTAGACAATACTAAGCTAGACTTCCTGACTAATCGCAACGAGGAACTGGAG GGTGAATTAAGAGAGTTGAAGGAGAGGTTTGAAGAATTTGAAATTAAGTATGCTAAGGTCAAGGAGGAGAGTGAAGCAAggtttgaagaaggagaagaatcacATTCCAGAATCTCCCAGCTTCAAGAGACTATTGAACG ACTAgaattgaacttgtccaacttGGAATCTGAGAATCAGGTTCTACGTCAACAGGCTTTGGTTGCATCAACAAATGATGAGCTCTCTGAAGAAGTGAACAT CCTCAAGGACAAGATTGCAAAGTTGGAATCAGAAAATGACCTGCTCCGCCATCAGGCACCGGTTACTGTGCAGCAAATAGTTGCTCCTGAACAGATGCAACCAGAGGGCACTAAG ATTCTTGAAAATGGATATCAGAAGATGGAAGAGCACAAGACGATAAAG GAGCCGGTGCCTCCCCCAACTGCCCTAAGTAAACAAAAATCTCTAACAGACAGGCAACAT GAAAACCATGACACGCTGATAAAGTGCCTCATGGAAGATAAACGGTTTGACAAGAACAGACCTGCTGCTGCATGTATTGTCTATAAGGCACTTCTACAGTGGAGATCATTTGAAGCAGACAAGACAAACATATTTGATCGGATAATTCATGCAATCCGGTCATCTATCGAG AATCAGGAAAACATCAGTGATCTTGCCTATTGGCTCTCAACAACTTCGACACTTTTGTTTCTTGTACAAAATACGCTCAAGGCAAGCAACACACCAAAAAAAGCTTCAGAGCGTGCTCGGACCTCACCCACGACTCTGTTTGGTAGAATGGCACAA GGCCTTCGTTCATCCCCCTCAGGCATGGGAATTTCAAGTGGATACAGTGGAATGGTAGGCAAACCAGATTTCCAATCTCGAGTTGAAGCTAAATACCCTGCCCTCCTGTTTAAGCAACATCTAACTGCATGTGTTGAGAAAATATATGGGATGATCCGTGACAGTTTGAAGAAAGAGATCAGTCCACTCTTGAACCTGTGCATACAA GCACCAAGATCAGCAAGAGCCAGATCAATAAGAGGATCCTCCAAAAATACTCAATCAAATATAGTTGCAAAACAACAAGCATCAAGCATACACTGGCAAAGCATTGTAGGAAGCCTGGATCATGCCTTAGCTACAATGTGTGAGAATTAT GTCCCTGACATAATCACAAGGAAGACTTTCAGTCAGGTGTTCTCCTTCATAAATGTGCAGCTTTTTAACAG TTTATTGCTCCGCCGTGAATGCTGTTCATTTAGCAATGGAGAATATGTAAAAGCTGGCCTGCAAGAATTGGAGCAGTGGTGCTCCAAAGCAACAGTCCAG TTTGCTGGATCCTCATGGGATGAACTACAGCACATAAGGCAGGCTGTTGGGTTTCTG GTTTCACATCAAAAGCCTCACAAATCCTTGGATGAGATCACAAATGAAATCTGTCCG gtgTTGAGCATTCCACAAATATATCGCATTGGAACGATGTTCTGGGACGACAAATATGGATCCCAAGGGCTATCTCCAGAT GTAATTGGCAAGATGAGAGCATTGATGACAGAAGAGTCAAGTAACATGCCAAATAATTCTTTCTTGCTTGATGTTGATTCAAG CGTTCCTTTCTCTCCAGACGAGCTATCAAGATCCTTTCCCGACGTCAGCCTATCCAATATTGATCCACCCTTGCTCCTCCGTCAGAATTCTGAGTTCCATTTCCTGTTACAACGCACAGATTAA
- the LOC122642200 gene encoding receptor-like protein 46, with product MEIPAGIGELSNLSTLSLNMNRLVGGIPSTIQKLSKLKTLQLDNNLLSGVIPPWLFDIKSLENLGLGGNNLTWYNTVKIAPNCMLSSLSLKSCRLAGSIPDWLATQKSLIFLDLSENEIEGTIQVNWKTFEELIVNWKKSVQGLSSLNLDIYCLMDLSMNQLSGEIPDSIGELKGLKSLSFSYNQLTGMIPKSLGDLESTEMLDLSHNKLSGEIPPSFAKLQQLTVLDLSNNKLKGPIPRGRQMDTMDNPSYYANNSGLCGMQIKVPCSISPPEYEHEHLPKKNSQQRKSEEEKWFVLEGAGIGFSIGFVSTIVTIYVAGYFDHSTPRRHHGYRCRRQG from the exons ATGGAGATTCCGGCTGGGATAGGTGAGTTGTCCAACCTATCAACTCTGTCCTTGAACATGAACAGATTGGTTGGTGGAATTCCATCAACCATACAGAAATTAAGCAAGTTGAAAACACTTCAGCTGGACAATAACCTGCTGTCTGGAGTGATCCCACCGTGGCTGTTCGATATCAAAAGCCTCGAGAACCTGGGTCTTGGTGGAAACAACCTCACTTGGTACAACACTGTGAAGATAGCTCCCAACTGCATGTTATCTTCATTATCTCTAAAGTCTTGCCGACTTGCTGGAAGCATCCCTGATTGGCTTGCCACACAAAAGAGCCTCATTTTCTTGGACTTGAGTGAGAATGAGATTGAAGGAACCATCC AGGTGAA TTGGAAGACATTCGAAGAGTTGATTGTGAATTGGAAGAAATCAGTGCAAGGTCTGTCTAGCCTCAATCTTGATATCTATTGCTTGATGGACTTGTCAATGAACCAGTTGTCTGGCGAAATCCCTGATTCCATTGGTGAGCTTAAAGGATTAAAGTCTCTAAGCTTCTCCTATAACCAACTCACAGGAATGATTCCAAAGAGTTTGGGTGACCTAGAGAGCACAGAGATGCTGGACTTATCACACAACAAGCTTTCAGGCGAAATACCACCCTCATTTGCAAAGCTCCAACAGCTTACAGTATTGGACTTGAGCAACAATAAGTTGAAAGGTCCAATTCCAAGGGGTAGGCAAATGGACACCATGGACAATCCAAGTTACTATGCCAACAACAGTGGCTTGTGTGGAATGCAAATCAAGGTGCCATGTTCAATTTCCCCGCCAGAATATGaacatgaacatttgccaaagaAGAATTCTCAGCAAAGAAAGAGTGAGGAGGAGAAATGGTTTGTGTTGGAAGGTGCTGGAATTGGTTTCTCAATTGGGTTTGTCTCAACAATAGTAACCATCTATGTTGCAGGGTATTTTGACCACTCGACACCCCGACGCCACCATGGCTATAGATGTCGTCGCCAAGGTTAA
- the LOC122641418 gene encoding uncharacterized protein LOC122641418 has product MRVLFGKFHCPSFICFCKPSHLLSPSPLKLEDTPHVPPRLYSVPDSVGQLSGEGLEVKNESFDGNQVENFPKSSLKKPSSGPGVPKEIGKKRVQWMDFLGKELVEIEEFEPSESEDSDDDGEGSRGCVCVIQ; this is encoded by the exons ATGAGGGTTTTGTTTGGCAAGTTCCACTGCCCTTCTTTCATTTGCTTTTGCAAACCTTCTCATCTGCTCTCTCCTTCCCCATTGAAATTAGAAGATACCCCACATGTTCCTCCTCGTTTATATTCAGTTCCTGATTCTGTGGGTCAGTTATCTGGTGAGGGGCTTGAGGTAAAGAATGAGAGCTTTGATGGGAATCAAGTtgagaattttccaaaaagcaGTCTTAAGAAGCCGTCTTCAGGACCAGGTGTTCCAAAAGAGATTGGAAAGAAAAGAGTGCAGTGGATGGATTTCTTGGGGAAAGAACTAGTTGAGATAGAGGAATTTGAACCCAG TGAATCAGAAGATTCAGATGATGATGGAGAGGGTAGTCGAGGCTGTGTTTGTGTTATTCAGTGA